GTTTATAAGGATTATGTAATACCACCATACTATGATTCTATGATAGCTAAGTTATCTGTTTGGGCTTTAACATGGCAAGATGTGGTAAATAGAGCAAGAAGAGCATTAGATGAGTTTATCGTTCGGGGTGTGCCAACAAACCTCCCACTTCTTAGAGCAATCGTCAGAGACGAAGATTTTATTAATGGTAAATTTACAACAAAATACATAGATGAAAAATTACCAACTTTTAACTTAAAAGAGCAAGAGAGAAATATTGAAGATTTAGTTGCAGCAATAGCAGGAGCATTAGCAGCATATTATAGACTATAAAAGGAGGTCTTAAAATGTCAACGATTATAGACATTATCGGAAGAGAAGTTTTAGATTCAAGGGGAAACCCAACGGTAGAAGCTACTGTTGTTCTTGAAAGCGGTGTTGTTGCATCTGCAATAGTTCCAAGCGGAGCATCAACAGGAGCTAATGAAGCATTGGAGCTTAGAGATGGAGATAAAAAAAGATTTCTTGGAAAAGGTGTTTTAAAAGCAGTTGAAAACATTAACACAAAAATTGCTGACCTTTTAATCGGTGAAGAATCAGAAGACCAAGTTAGAATAGATAGACTTATGATAGAGGCAGATGGAACAGAGAATAAATCAAACCTTGGAGCTAATGCAATATTAGCGGTTTCTTTAGCAGTTGCGAGAGCTACGGCAATAGAAAAGGAAATGCCATTATACAGATACTTAGGCGGAGTTAATGCTAAGGTTTTACCTGTTCCACTTATGAACGTAATCAATGGCGGAGCACACGCAGACAACGAATTAGATTTTCAAGAGTTTATGATCGTTCCAGTTTGCGGCAGTTCATTTAAAGAAGCTTTAAGAGCAGGCGTTGAAACATTTCACGTTCTCAAATCTGTATTAAAAGAAAAAGGCTACTCAACAAACGTTGGAGATGAAGGCGGATTTGCACCTGCTTTAAGAGAGACAAAAGAAGCATTAGACATGTTAATGCTTGCAATAGATAAAGCAGGTTACACACCCGGCGAAGATATCTTTATTGCCTTAGATGCCGCATCTTCTGAATTTTATAAAGATGGAAAATACTTATTTGAAAAAAGAGAATTAACATCTGATGACATGATAATCTTATACGAAGAAATCGTAGGAACGTACCCAGTAGTATCTATAGAAGATGGATTGGCTGAAAATGACTGGGAAGGATGGAAAAACTTAACACAAGCACTTGGAAACAAAGTTCAACTTGTTGGAGATGACCTTTTTACAACAAATCCAAAAATTATAAAAGAAGGGATTAAAAATAACATAGCAAACTCAGTTTTAATAAAATTAAACCAAATTGGTACTTTAACCGAAACGTTAGATGCTATAGAAATGGCAAGAATTAATAACTATACAGCAATCATTTCTCACAGGTCTGGAGAAACTGAAGACGCATTTATCGCAGATTTAGCGGTAGCAACCAATGCAGGACAGATTAAAACAGGTTCTGCATCAAGAACAGATAGAATAGCAAAATATAACCAATTAATTAGAATAGAGGAAGAACTTGGTGAGAACGCAATCTTCAAAGGAAAACAAG
The sequence above is drawn from the Sulfurihydrogenibium sp. genome and encodes:
- the eno gene encoding phosphopyruvate hydratase, producing the protein MSTIIDIIGREVLDSRGNPTVEATVVLESGVVASAIVPSGASTGANEALELRDGDKKRFLGKGVLKAVENINTKIADLLIGEESEDQVRIDRLMIEADGTENKSNLGANAILAVSLAVARATAIEKEMPLYRYLGGVNAKVLPVPLMNVINGGAHADNELDFQEFMIVPVCGSSFKEALRAGVETFHVLKSVLKEKGYSTNVGDEGGFAPALRETKEALDMLMLAIDKAGYTPGEDIFIALDAASSEFYKDGKYLFEKRELTSDDMIILYEEIVGTYPVVSIEDGLAENDWEGWKNLTQALGNKVQLVGDDLFTTNPKIIKEGIKNNIANSVLIKLNQIGTLTETLDAIEMARINNYTAIISHRSGETEDAFIADLAVATNAGQIKTGSASRTDRIAKYNQLIRIEEELGENAIFKGKQVFKKFQFEE